The following are encoded together in the Nitrospirota bacterium genome:
- a CDS encoding antitoxin has protein sequence MKTAKLFQNGQSQAVRLPKEFRFEDDHVFVKKSGNVVVLIPTKNSWDTLIQSLDKFSDDFMVERKQPKMQKRVDF, from the coding sequence ATGAAGACCGCAAAACTGTTCCAGAACGGGCAAAGCCAGGCAGTCCGCCTGCCCAAGGAATTCCGATTCGAGGACGACCACGTGTTCGTGAAGAAGTCAGGAAACGTCGTAGTGCTGATCCCGACAAAGAACTCATGGGATACCCTGATCCAGAGTCTCGATAAGTTCTCAGATGATTTTATGGTTGAAAGAAAGCAGCCGAAAATGCAAAAACGGGTGGACTTTTGA
- a CDS encoding type II toxin-antitoxin system VapC family toxin: MKYLLDTNICIYLIKQNPAKVIKHFKYHAIGDIGISSITLAELRYGVSKSQHIEKNQQALDEFILPLEIADFDEKAAQEYGAIRAELERAGKPIGSMDMLIGAHAHALGVTLVTNNTKEFKQIKNLKIIDWSL; the protein is encoded by the coding sequence ATGAAGTACCTGCTGGATACGAATATCTGCATTTATCTCATCAAGCAAAATCCCGCCAAAGTGATCAAGCATTTTAAATATCATGCTATCGGTGACATCGGCATTTCTTCCATCACCCTTGCGGAACTTCGTTATGGTGTGTCCAAAAGCCAGCACATTGAAAAGAACCAGCAAGCCCTGGATGAGTTCATTCTCCCTCTTGAAATCGCGGACTTCGATGAAAAGGCGGCTCAGGAATACGGGGCGATCCGTGCAGAGCTCGAAAGAGCAGGGAAGCCCATCGGATCCATGGACATGCTGATAGGCGCTCACGCTCACGCGCTTGGCGTGACCCTCGTTACCAATAATACCAAAGAGTTTAAGCAAATCAAGAATCTAAAAATTATTGATTGGAGCCTTTGA
- a CDS encoding DUF4395 domain-containing protein: MNTGMNVISKVIDQTELRVHQFFIIIVFLTAYVLDQWELVALQSVIFCLTFLNPGFSPYIALYRHVLQPTGLFRPDLRPDNWAAHRFASMIGLLVSASAAYLLATGSASIGWGLVWLIIVLAGIAFSGWCAGCYTYYLLNRLGLKGFFSHAPIGGAFPGARPPKANS; encoded by the coding sequence ATGAACACTGGCATGAACGTTATCAGTAAAGTAATTGATCAAACCGAACTGCGGGTCCATCAGTTTTTTATTATCATAGTGTTTCTGACCGCATATGTTCTGGATCAATGGGAACTGGTCGCGTTGCAAAGCGTGATCTTTTGCCTCACGTTCCTGAACCCGGGCTTCAGCCCCTACATCGCCCTGTACCGCCACGTCCTTCAGCCGACCGGACTTTTTCGTCCGGATCTCCGGCCGGACAATTGGGCGGCACACCGTTTCGCCAGCATGATCGGTCTTCTCGTGTCGGCGTCGGCCGCGTATCTCCTGGCAACAGGCTCTGCGTCCATCGGCTGGGGTTTGGTGTGGTTGATAATCGTTCTGGCCGGCATTGCCTTTTCCGGCTGGTGCGCCGGGTGTTATACGTATTACCTGCTCAATCGGCTTGGCCTGAAAGGGTTTTTTAGCCATGCGCCGATAGGCGGGGCATTCCCCGGAGCCCGGCCGCCAAAAGCAAATAGTTAG
- a CDS encoding DUF615 domain-containing protein: MEQVSKTQKKKEALSLQAMGEQLVTLSSEQLKNMHLPVELLNAVTLAKSLKKHGALQRQMQYIGTLMRKHDPTPIQDALQRLEQGSRKQTEEHQQREKWRDELIAGNDLLIEEILMQLPHADRQQLTDLVQQARQERAVKNPIPKAARMLFRYLTRSALQR; encoded by the coding sequence ATGGAGCAGGTAAGCAAAACGCAGAAGAAAAAAGAAGCCCTGTCTTTGCAGGCAATGGGAGAACAGCTGGTTACCCTGTCGTCCGAACAGCTCAAGAACATGCATTTGCCGGTTGAATTGCTGAATGCCGTCACGTTGGCCAAATCGCTAAAAAAACACGGCGCGCTGCAAAGACAGATGCAGTATATCGGCACGTTGATGCGGAAGCATGATCCCACGCCCATTCAAGACGCCCTCCAGCGCTTGGAACAGGGATCCCGCAAACAAACCGAAGAGCACCAGCAGAGAGAAAAATGGCGGGATGAACTGATAGCCGGGAATGACCTGCTTATTGAAGAGATCCTCATGCAACTTCCGCATGCAGACCGGCAGCAATTAACGGACCTCGTTCAACAAGCACGGCAGGAACGGGCGGTAAAGAATCCCATCCCCAAAGCCGCCCGCATGTTGTTCCGGTATCTTACCCGATCCGCGCTGCAGCGTTAG
- a CDS encoding RNA-binding S4 domain-containing protein, with translation MTEFKLEGREYIELNDLLKVTGLFASGGMAKTAILEGRVTVDGNRELRRRCKLRTGQVVGYEGRTIVIT, from the coding sequence GTGACAGAGTTCAAGCTGGAAGGCAGGGAATATATTGAGCTCAATGACCTGTTAAAGGTCACGGGGTTGTTCGCCAGCGGCGGCATGGCAAAGACGGCGATCCTGGAAGGCCGCGTCACGGTCGATGGTAATCGGGAACTGCGCAGACGATGCAAGCTCCGCACGGGTCAGGTTGTGGGATATGAAGGCCGCACGATCGTTATAACGTGA
- the glgX gene encoding glycogen debranching protein GlgX, with translation MSDHLAHWTGKKTSPGKCHPLGATLTPDGVNFTLFSQHARQVYLLLFDKLDSHPTDIIRIEHRDRFIWHVLVHDIAPGQLYGFKVQGDFDPAMGARFNEYKLLMDPYARAVTGKFRNMDNLLLPYDVQSPARDLSLDQRDNASVVPKSIVIDERFFWQGDVPPDIPLEQMIIYEVHVKGFTAHPSSRAQYPGTYLGFIEKIPHLKQLGVNAVELLPIHEFVVDDFLLQKGLTNYWGYNTIGFFAPESSYGTNQTPGCQVAEFKTLVRDLHKAGIEVILDVVFNHTAEGNEFGPVISFRGIDNPNYYLLTGTAQEPYRYYMNYTGCGNSVNLASPPTIRFVMDCLRYWVEQMHVDGFRFDLASVLGREAGAFQSSASFFEAIAQDPVLARVKLIAEPWDLGTYQVGNFPVDWSEWNGRFRDTMRKFGKGDNGQLREMGWRMTGSADLYGDDGRSPYNSINFITCHDGFTLADLVSYNGKHNDANGEHNQDGSNDNHSWNCGAEGESTDPGVIALRKQLAKNHICALLFASGTPMLLGGDEFLRTQRGNNNAYCQDNEISWFDWKEATRNNDMVEFVRKAIAFTRRCPVLQRRKFYAGIDGDGNKIPDLQWFGNDLDHPAWDDPESRTLCYQLDGNEAGGDYLLFLILHADHRLQPVRIPASPGEKTWYRVIDTSLSAGDDFREEGAEVLLDPQDHYLVNPRSTVVLITR, from the coding sequence ATGTCAGACCATCTTGCTCATTGGACCGGGAAAAAGACCTCACCCGGCAAATGCCATCCCCTCGGCGCAACGCTGACCCCCGACGGGGTGAACTTCACCCTCTTTTCCCAGCACGCGCGGCAGGTATACCTTCTTCTCTTCGACAAGCTTGACAGCCATCCCACGGATATCATCAGGATCGAGCACCGCGACCGTTTCATCTGGCATGTCCTTGTTCACGATATCGCGCCGGGCCAATTGTACGGATTCAAGGTGCAGGGCGACTTCGATCCAGCCATGGGAGCCCGGTTCAATGAGTACAAACTGCTGATGGACCCCTATGCCAGGGCCGTGACCGGGAAGTTCCGGAATATGGACAACCTCCTGCTTCCCTACGATGTGCAGTCGCCTGCCCGCGACCTCTCTCTTGATCAGCGGGACAATGCATCCGTTGTCCCCAAGTCCATTGTCATCGATGAGCGATTTTTCTGGCAGGGCGATGTTCCTCCGGATATCCCGCTCGAGCAAATGATCATTTACGAAGTGCATGTGAAGGGCTTCACCGCGCACCCATCCTCCCGCGCACAGTATCCCGGCACCTATCTCGGATTCATCGAGAAGATCCCCCACCTGAAACAGCTTGGCGTGAATGCCGTGGAGCTGCTGCCCATCCATGAGTTCGTGGTGGATGACTTCCTTCTCCAGAAGGGGCTGACCAACTATTGGGGGTACAATACCATCGGCTTTTTCGCGCCCGAATCATCCTATGGCACGAATCAAACCCCCGGGTGCCAGGTCGCGGAGTTCAAGACCCTGGTGCGCGATCTGCATAAGGCAGGCATCGAGGTGATCCTGGACGTGGTGTTCAACCATACGGCGGAAGGGAACGAGTTTGGACCCGTTATCAGCTTCCGGGGGATCGACAATCCGAACTACTATCTCCTGACCGGCACGGCGCAGGAACCGTACCGGTACTACATGAACTATACCGGATGCGGCAACAGCGTGAATCTCGCGAGCCCGCCAACGATCCGCTTCGTGATGGACTGCCTTCGCTACTGGGTCGAACAGATGCATGTGGACGGATTCCGGTTCGACCTTGCTTCCGTCCTCGGACGGGAGGCCGGAGCGTTCCAGTCGTCCGCGTCATTCTTCGAAGCTATCGCGCAGGACCCGGTGCTGGCCCGGGTGAAGCTTATCGCGGAACCCTGGGACCTCGGCACCTATCAGGTCGGGAACTTCCCTGTGGACTGGTCGGAATGGAATGGCCGTTTCCGCGACACCATGCGGAAGTTCGGGAAAGGGGACAACGGCCAGCTGCGGGAGATGGGATGGCGGATGACCGGATCCGCCGATCTCTATGGCGATGACGGCCGCTCGCCGTACAACAGCATAAACTTCATCACCTGCCACGATGGATTCACGCTTGCCGACCTGGTCTCCTATAACGGAAAGCATAATGACGCAAATGGCGAGCACAACCAGGACGGTTCGAACGACAACCATTCCTGGAACTGCGGAGCCGAGGGGGAGTCCACGGACCCGGGGGTGATCGCTCTCCGGAAACAGCTCGCGAAGAACCATATCTGCGCCCTGCTGTTCGCGTCCGGCACGCCCATGCTCCTGGGAGGCGATGAATTCCTGCGCACCCAGAGAGGCAACAACAATGCCTACTGCCAGGACAACGAGATCAGCTGGTTCGACTGGAAGGAAGCAACGCGAAACAACGACATGGTGGAATTCGTCCGGAAGGCCATCGCCTTCACCCGGCGATGCCCCGTGCTTCAGCGCAGGAAGTTTTACGCGGGCATTGACGGCGACGGGAACAAAATCCCCGATCTCCAGTGGTTCGGGAACGATCTTGACCATCCTGCCTGGGACGATCCTGAAAGCCGCACGCTCTGCTATCAGCTCGACGGCAATGAGGCCGGAGGGGACTATCTGCTCTTTTTGATTTTGCATGCGGACCATCGGCTTCAGCCGGTGCGGATCCCCGCATCTCCCGGGGAAAAGACGTGGTACCGGGTGATCGATACCAGCCTTTCCGCGGGCGATGATTTCCGGGAAGAGGGCGCCGAAGTGCTCCTCGATCCGCAGGACCACTATCTGGTAAATCCGCGCAGTACGGTTGTGCTGATCACCCGGTAG
- a CDS encoding RluA family pseudouridine synthase, whose translation MLAYLSQRYHHSSRAEWAERIQSGRVLVDDLPAQCETVLRAGCELVWQRPPWIEPDAPRSFSIVYEDDDVLAVAKPAGLPTLPGANFLQATLLHLVRAYAPDAAPLHRLGRWTSGLVLCAQNPHARTALLQQWSANTIGKRYRALASGISDQDEMTITTPIGPVPHPLLGSLHAAAPQGKPSLSKVSVLERREDSFLCDVRIATGRPHQIRIHLAAIGHPLVGDPLYGPGGLPAPNSRALPGDPGYLLHAAELSFRHPGTGREIVLECEPPLLLRCMTEIR comes from the coding sequence GTGCTGGCTTATCTCAGCCAACGCTACCACCACTCCTCCCGGGCGGAGTGGGCGGAGCGCATTCAGTCCGGCCGCGTGCTCGTCGATGACCTGCCGGCGCAATGCGAAACCGTCCTCCGCGCGGGATGCGAGCTTGTCTGGCAGCGCCCGCCCTGGATCGAACCTGATGCGCCCCGGTCGTTCTCCATCGTGTACGAAGATGATGACGTGCTTGCGGTGGCCAAGCCGGCCGGGCTGCCGACGCTTCCCGGCGCTAATTTTCTTCAGGCAACGCTGCTGCATCTCGTACGCGCGTATGCGCCTGACGCCGCGCCGCTCCACCGGCTGGGGCGATGGACCTCGGGCCTGGTGTTGTGCGCTCAAAATCCTCATGCCCGAACGGCATTGTTGCAACAGTGGTCCGCGAACACGATCGGCAAACGCTACCGTGCGCTTGCGTCCGGGATTTCCGATCAGGACGAGATGACGATCACCACGCCCATCGGTCCTGTGCCGCACCCGCTGCTCGGTTCACTGCATGCCGCTGCTCCGCAGGGCAAACCGTCCCTCTCGAAGGTTTCCGTTCTCGAACGCCGTGAGGATTCTTTCCTGTGCGACGTGCGTATTGCGACCGGCAGGCCCCACCAGATACGCATTCACCTGGCGGCTATAGGTCACCCGCTGGTCGGCGATCCACTGTACGGTCCGGGCGGTCTGCCTGCTCCGAATTCACGAGCGTTGCCCGGCGACCCGGGCTACCTTCTTCATGCCGCGGAATTGAGCTTTCGCCATCCGGGCACCGGGCGCGAGATTGTCCTCGAGTGCGAGCCGCCGCTGTTGCTGCGTTGTATGACTGAAATACGTTGA
- the hrcA gene encoding heat-inducible transcriptional repressor HrcA translates to MQAVIDSYIASGAPIGSTVLVKKYDFHVSSATLRNIMAELEELGYLTHPHTSAGRIPTDLGYRYYIDSLISIEKDSDDFGDQLRQVPPLHGEDLHELMEEASRFLASLSQCAGVVIAPTEPEARYKHIEFVRLRGVQVLIIFVTATGIVQNKLIELDESIRQQDLNQFSAYLVNELEHLTLTEIREHLIEKLRQDKMVFSRLMEETLRASQEIQEREQEKVYIGGASQMLENPEFATVDKMRSLFKAFEDKYKLLKLLDRSVSAEGIKVFIGSENPFFEMQGCSMVVSGYKAGGNVVGTLGVIGPTRMQYKQVIQVVDYTSKLLSKLLGERFQRGIER, encoded by the coding sequence TTGCAGGCTGTCATTGACAGCTATATCGCGAGCGGCGCGCCGATCGGCTCAACCGTGCTGGTCAAGAAGTATGATTTTCACGTAAGTTCCGCCACGCTCAGGAACATCATGGCAGAGCTTGAGGAACTGGGGTATCTGACCCATCCACACACTTCTGCCGGCAGGATCCCCACGGACCTCGGATACCGGTATTATATCGACAGCCTGATCAGTATTGAGAAGGATTCAGACGACTTCGGCGACCAGCTCCGGCAGGTTCCTCCGCTGCATGGCGAGGACCTTCACGAGCTCATGGAGGAGGCGAGCCGCTTTCTTGCGTCGCTTTCGCAATGCGCAGGGGTGGTGATCGCGCCAACCGAGCCCGAGGCAAGGTACAAGCATATCGAGTTTGTGCGCCTGCGCGGGGTCCAGGTGCTCATCATCTTTGTTACCGCCACGGGGATCGTTCAGAACAAGCTGATCGAGCTCGATGAAAGCATTCGGCAGCAGGATCTGAACCAGTTCAGCGCATACCTCGTCAATGAGCTCGAGCACCTGACGTTGACCGAGATCAGAGAACATCTGATCGAAAAGCTGCGGCAAGACAAGATGGTCTTTTCCCGGCTTATGGAAGAGACCCTCCGGGCCAGCCAGGAGATCCAGGAACGTGAACAGGAGAAGGTGTATATCGGCGGGGCGTCCCAAATGCTCGAAAACCCCGAGTTCGCGACGGTGGACAAGATGAGGTCGTTGTTCAAGGCCTTTGAGGACAAATATAAGCTGCTCAAGCTTCTTGACCGGAGCGTGTCGGCAGAGGGCATCAAGGTCTTTATCGGGTCCGAGAACCCCTTTTTCGAGATGCAGGGCTGCAGTATGGTGGTGAGCGGCTACAAGGCCGGCGGGAATGTCGTCGGCACGCTCGGGGTGATCGGCCCCACGAGGATGCAGTACAAACAGGTCATTCAGGTGGTTGACTATACATCAAAGCTGCTTTCGAAGCTGCTGGGTGAACGGTTCCAGAGGGGTATTGAACGATGA
- the grpE gene encoding nucleotide exchange factor GrpE, with amino-acid sequence MKSEFDDIREEDLEVIPPDIDDQEAPSAATTAQLEKLARELEQKSKEAAEANEKYLRTYADFENYRKRMQRDLADFRKYANEQFALELLTVVDHLGMALKHAGESGENAQGLQEGVELVYKQLREALEKFGVKRFAAEGEPFDPAQHDAMMQLVTDEVPENTVVQVMQDGYLYHEKVLRHAKVGVSKKQDGKSRE; translated from the coding sequence ATGAAGAGCGAATTTGACGATATACGGGAAGAGGACCTCGAAGTGATCCCCCCTGATATCGATGATCAGGAAGCGCCTTCTGCGGCAACAACCGCCCAGCTTGAGAAGCTTGCACGGGAGCTTGAACAAAAATCGAAGGAAGCTGCGGAGGCGAACGAGAAGTATCTCAGGACCTATGCGGATTTTGAGAATTACCGCAAGCGAATGCAGCGCGATCTCGCTGATTTCCGCAAGTATGCCAATGAACAGTTTGCGCTGGAACTCCTGACCGTTGTCGATCATCTGGGGATGGCGCTCAAACACGCGGGTGAGTCAGGCGAGAACGCGCAGGGGTTGCAGGAGGGTGTGGAACTGGTATACAAGCAACTCCGCGAGGCGCTTGAAAAGTTCGGCGTCAAGCGGTTTGCAGCCGAAGGAGAACCTTTCGACCCGGCACAGCACGATGCGATGATGCAGTTGGTCACTGACGAGGTCCCGGAGAACACGGTGGTGCAGGTGATGCAGGACGGGTATCTCTATCACGAGAAGGTGCTGCGCCATGCGAAGGTGGGAGTATCGAAGAAGCAGGATGGCAAGAGCCGCGAATAA
- the dnaK gene encoding molecular chaperone DnaK, translating to MAKVIGIDLGTTNSCVAIMEGGEPVVIPNSEGSRTTPSVVAITESGERLVGQIAKRQSITNPDNTIFSIKRLIGRKYDTTEVSEAKKHLPYKIVKADNGDAHVEIRGKVYSPAEVSAMILQKMRQTAEDYLGEKVTDAVITVPAYFNDSQRQATKDAGLIAGLNVLRIINEPTAASLAYGLDKKKDETIAVYDLGGGTFDISILELGEGVFEVKSTNGDTFLGGDDFDDRIIRWLADEFKKDQGIDLSKDKMALQRLKEAAEKAKCELSTVMETEINLPFVTADATGPKHLLLKLSRAKFEQLVDDLVKRSIEPCKKALTDAGKTVEQINEAVLVGGQTRTPKVIAAVKEFFKKEPHRGVNPDEVVAIGAAIQGAVLTGQVKDVLLLDVTPLSLGIETLGNVTTKLIERNTTIPTKKSQVFSTATDNQTAVSIHVVQGEREMAADNKTMGRFELVGIPPAPRGIPQIEVTFDIDANGIVHVMAKDLGTGREQSIKITASSGLSKDEIEKAVKEAEAHSADDKKKKEVAEAKNEADTLVYSVEKSVADYGSKLTDAERADIQKALEQAKSVKDGADVEAIKKAVAELSKASHKLAEEVYSKMGKDQAGADAAAGAPGGDGKKPEEKVVDAEFEEVDKDKK from the coding sequence ATGGCAAAAGTTATAGGAATTGACCTGGGTACTACGAACTCATGCGTTGCAATCATGGAAGGCGGAGAGCCGGTCGTGATCCCGAACTCTGAAGGGAGCCGGACCACGCCGTCCGTCGTGGCCATTACCGAGAGCGGAGAACGGCTCGTGGGCCAGATCGCAAAGCGGCAATCAATCACGAATCCGGACAATACGATATTTTCGATCAAGCGTCTTATCGGGAGAAAATACGATACGACGGAGGTCAGCGAGGCGAAGAAACACCTGCCCTACAAGATCGTGAAGGCGGACAACGGCGACGCGCACGTGGAGATACGCGGCAAGGTCTACAGCCCTGCCGAGGTTTCCGCCATGATCCTGCAGAAGATGAGGCAGACCGCCGAGGATTATCTCGGCGAGAAGGTGACCGACGCGGTGATCACCGTGCCGGCGTATTTCAACGACAGCCAGCGCCAGGCCACGAAGGACGCGGGACTGATCGCGGGACTGAATGTGCTCCGCATTATCAACGAGCCTACGGCGGCATCACTCGCCTATGGTCTCGATAAGAAGAAGGATGAGACCATAGCGGTGTACGACCTGGGCGGCGGCACGTTCGATATTTCCATTCTCGAGCTCGGTGAGGGTGTGTTCGAGGTGAAGTCCACGAACGGCGACACCTTCCTGGGCGGAGACGACTTTGACGATCGCATCATCAGGTGGCTTGCCGACGAATTCAAGAAGGACCAGGGGATCGATCTCAGCAAGGACAAAATGGCGCTCCAGCGGCTCAAGGAAGCCGCGGAAAAGGCCAAGTGCGAACTGTCCACGGTCATGGAAACGGAGATCAACCTCCCCTTTGTTACGGCGGATGCGACCGGGCCAAAGCACCTGCTCTTAAAATTATCACGCGCGAAATTCGAACAGCTCGTCGACGATCTCGTCAAGAGGAGCATTGAGCCGTGCAAGAAGGCGCTTACCGACGCGGGCAAGACCGTGGAACAGATCAATGAAGCGGTCCTGGTCGGCGGCCAGACACGCACGCCCAAGGTGATCGCGGCGGTAAAGGAATTTTTCAAAAAAGAGCCGCACCGCGGTGTGAATCCGGACGAGGTGGTTGCGATCGGCGCGGCGATCCAGGGCGCGGTCCTTACCGGTCAGGTGAAGGATGTCCTGCTCCTCGACGTAACGCCGTTGTCCCTGGGCATCGAGACCCTGGGCAACGTGACCACCAAGCTCATCGAGCGGAACACCACGATCCCGACCAAGAAGAGCCAGGTATTTTCCACGGCAACGGACAACCAGACCGCGGTGTCCATCCATGTGGTCCAGGGTGAACGCGAGATGGCGGCGGACAACAAGACCATGGGCCGCTTCGAACTCGTCGGCATCCCGCCGGCACCGCGCGGCATTCCGCAGATCGAAGTTACCTTCGATATCGACGCGAACGGCATTGTGCACGTCATGGCCAAGGACCTCGGCACAGGCAGGGAGCAGTCCATCAAGATCACGGCATCGAGCGGTCTGAGCAAGGATGAGATCGAGAAGGCGGTGAAGGAGGCCGAGGCCCACTCTGCCGATGATAAGAAAAAGAAGGAAGTTGCCGAGGCAAAGAACGAGGCGGACACGCTCGTCTACTCGGTGGAAAAGTCCGTGGCCGACTATGGCTCAAAGCTCACCGATGCGGAGCGCGCGGACATCCAGAAGGCGCTCGAGCAGGCCAAGAGCGTGAAGGACGGCGCCGATGTCGAGGCGATCAAGAAGGCCGTGGCGGAACTTTCCAAGGCATCGCACAAGCTTGCCGAGGAGGTCTACTCCAAGATGGGCAAGGACCAGGCGGGCGCGGATGCCGCTGCCGGAGCTCCGGGCGGCGACGGGAAGAAGCCGGAGGAAAAGGTCGTTGACGCGGAGTTTGAGGAAGTGGACAAGGACAAAAAATAG
- the dnaJ gene encoding molecular chaperone DnaJ produces MAKDYYELLGVHKNATDAELKRAYRRLAHEHHPDKNPGDKASEEKFKEISEAYSVLSDPQKRAYFDQYGTAPGAQGSGPGGFGAGAGMGDIFGDIFEEFFGGGRGRSRATAGDDLRYNLKISFEDAAFGTSTKIRVPRWERCPDCDGLGAKSKDGIVTCTACRGAGQIRMQQGFFSVSRTCSRCGGEGKTITDPCPGCKGRKRVERDRTLSVKIPGGVETGNSIRLTGEGELGSSGGPPGDLYVYLMVEEHPLFKREGQDIICEVPISIVQAALGTEIEVPTLTGSTKLKLSAGTQSGYVSRLRGKGFPHLRGSGSGDQLCRIIVEVPTTLTAKQKELLQEFDRLSGENAMPITKGFFDKVKEVFGDKEKK; encoded by the coding sequence ATGGCCAAGGACTATTACGAACTGCTAGGGGTCCACAAGAACGCGACAGATGCCGAGCTCAAGCGCGCCTACCGGAGGCTTGCGCACGAGCATCACCCCGACAAAAACCCCGGGGACAAGGCCTCGGAAGAGAAGTTCAAGGAGATCAGCGAGGCATATTCGGTCTTATCAGACCCCCAGAAGCGGGCGTACTTTGACCAGTACGGTACAGCGCCAGGCGCGCAGGGGTCAGGCCCCGGCGGGTTCGGCGCCGGCGCCGGCATGGGCGATATTTTCGGAGACATCTTCGAGGAGTTTTTCGGCGGCGGCCGCGGCAGGTCCCGGGCAACGGCCGGAGACGACCTGCGGTACAATCTTAAGATCAGTTTTGAAGATGCGGCATTCGGCACGTCGACCAAGATCCGCGTCCCGCGCTGGGAACGCTGTCCTGATTGCGATGGACTCGGAGCAAAATCCAAGGACGGCATTGTTACCTGTACGGCGTGCCGGGGCGCGGGCCAGATCCGCATGCAGCAGGGGTTCTTCAGCGTCAGCCGCACCTGTTCCCGTTGCGGAGGCGAGGGCAAGACGATCACCGATCCCTGTCCCGGGTGCAAAGGCAGGAAACGTGTTGAACGGGACCGTACGTTGTCGGTCAAGATACCGGGCGGTGTGGAGACAGGCAACAGCATCCGTTTGACCGGTGAAGGTGAACTCGGCTCATCCGGCGGACCGCCGGGCGACCTCTACGTCTATCTTATGGTGGAGGAGCATCCGCTGTTCAAGCGCGAAGGCCAGGATATCATCTGCGAGGTGCCGATCAGCATTGTTCAGGCGGCGCTCGGAACGGAGATCGAAGTGCCGACGCTCACCGGAAGCACGAAACTCAAGCTTTCCGCCGGTACCCAGTCAGGCTATGTGTCCCGGCTCCGCGGCAAGGGATTTCCGCATCTTCGGGGTTCCGGCAGCGGCGACCAGCTTTGCAGGATCATTGTCGAGGTGCCGACCACGCTGACGGCAAAACAGAAAGAACTGCTCCAGGAGTTCGACCGCCTGAGCGGGGAGAACGCAATGCCGATCACAAAAGGATTTTTCGACAAGGTGAAGGAAGTATTCGGGGATAAGGAAAAGAAGTAA
- a CDS encoding ferritin family protein, whose product MDALELAMNMEKDAIAFYTEAARKTKHPAGKKMFQTITEDEKRHLEMVSQIIKGLNLTHKNMSPMKNVKTIFESMKDEMMKKVEATADELEAFKIAMRMEKEGLEFYRKTLAGSKKEPERALLELLIKEEQQHYDIFANTYQFLSDSGNWFMWEERGIVEG is encoded by the coding sequence ATGGATGCTCTCGAACTGGCAATGAACATGGAGAAGGACGCGATAGCTTTTTACACCGAGGCAGCGCGGAAGACGAAACATCCCGCCGGTAAAAAGATGTTTCAAACCATAACCGAGGATGAAAAGCGTCACCTGGAAATGGTATCACAGATCATCAAAGGATTGAATCTGACGCACAAGAACATGAGCCCGATGAAAAATGTAAAAACGATCTTCGAGTCCATGAAAGACGAGATGATGAAGAAGGTCGAGGCTACGGCGGACGAGCTTGAGGCATTCAAGATCGCCATGAGAATGGAAAAAGAGGGTTTGGAATTCTACCGGAAGACGCTGGCTGGATCAAAGAAGGAGCCGGAGCGGGCCCTGCTCGAATTGCTCATCAAGGAAGAGCAGCAGCACTATGACATTTTCGCGAATACCTACCAATTTTTATCTGATTCCGGGAACTGGTTCATGTGGGAAGAGCGGGGTATTGTCGAAGGATGA